A single genomic interval of Babylonia areolata isolate BAREFJ2019XMU chromosome 26, ASM4173473v1, whole genome shotgun sequence harbors:
- the LOC143300522 gene encoding uncharacterized protein LOC143300522, protein MQVPAIILRDAFDRGLQPAALRRDVRRFIRDHPDTTFEAAKKEAQRWVREDSHTCDTCPGIDNTTVSRLQCQLATLTAGNTSLRLQLQSPMPAHRPHPPQPALHPRRCAADRVPDPPHCVWCERSSHIEDQCHHKRRYLRAR, encoded by the coding sequence ATGCAGGTGCCAGCAATCATACTCCGCGACGCCTTCgacagaggccttcagccagccgcactgaggcgcgatgtcaggcgcttcatcagagaccaccctgacaccacctttgaGGCAGCtaagaaggaggcccagcgatgggtgcgggaggacagccacacctgtGACACCTGCCCTGGCATTGACAACACCACAGTTTCCCGCCTACAGTGTCAGCTGGCCACGCTCACAGCTGGAAATACCAGCCTGCGACTTCAACTGCAGTCtcccatgccagcacaccgcccacatcctccaCAACCAGCACTTCACCCTCgtcgctgtgctgctgaccgcgttccagaccctccacactgtgtctggtgtgagaggtccAGTCACATCGAGGACCAGTGTCACCACAAGCGACGCTACCTGAGGGCCAGATGA